In one Thermoleophilia bacterium genomic region, the following are encoded:
- a CDS encoding AMP-binding protein has translation MRQINLRYVNETYDDAGVLTSFGVRHPEDYNFAYDVVDDIACEDPDRRAMVWCNPEGEEHIFTFADMKRWSDKAANYLASAGIGKGDVVMVISRRHYQFWFIAIALHKLGAILLPATFMLKEHDLTYRVASSSAKAIVCTNVGEIAAVVDAVQPNCPSLEIKMILNGAGGGTLAGTAGARVGAALSGPEGICAAPAEREGWLDFNTGVRASSEEFERVPTMAADPLLLYFSSGTAGNPKMVMHDSAYTLAHIPTAKFWHNVQSDGGLHLTIADTGWAKSVWGKLYGQWLMEAAVFTYDFDRFQAREILELIEKYEITTLCAPPTMYRFMLEATDASIDLSSLTYCTTAGEALNPDLFEGWHERTGLELVEGFGQTETPLTVFNTLGMVPKPGSMGKPSPQYHVEIQDENGEQCAPGQTGEIVLEIDPRPCGVLLAYYRAPEKTAEVMHDGWYHTGDIAWADEDGYFWYVGRNDDLIKSSGYRIGPFEVESVLLEHDAVRECAVTGVPDPLRGKAVKATIVLNDGYEPGSVLVKELQDWVKHRTAPYKYPRVVDFVDALPKTVNGKIRRAAIRDNDAGNREE, from the coding sequence ATGCGGCAGATCAACCTCAGATACGTCAACGAGACGTACGACGACGCCGGCGTGCTGACGAGCTTCGGTGTCCGCCACCCCGAGGACTACAACTTCGCCTACGACGTCGTAGACGACATCGCGTGTGAAGATCCCGATCGACGCGCGATGGTCTGGTGCAACCCGGAGGGTGAGGAGCACATCTTCACGTTTGCCGACATGAAGCGCTGGTCGGACAAAGCGGCCAACTACCTGGCGTCGGCCGGCATCGGCAAGGGCGACGTGGTGATGGTCATCTCTCGTCGCCACTACCAGTTCTGGTTCATTGCCATCGCCCTGCACAAGCTCGGGGCCATCCTCTTGCCGGCCACCTTCATGCTCAAGGAGCACGACCTCACGTACCGCGTGGCCTCGTCGTCGGCCAAGGCCATCGTGTGTACGAATGTCGGTGAGATTGCGGCAGTGGTCGACGCTGTGCAGCCCAACTGTCCGTCGCTCGAGATCAAGATGATCCTGAACGGTGCCGGCGGCGGCACGCTCGCCGGCACCGCCGGCGCGAGGGTCGGTGCGGCGCTCAGTGGCCCGGAGGGCATCTGCGCCGCGCCTGCAGAACGGGAAGGCTGGCTGGACTTCAACACGGGCGTTCGCGCATCCTCTGAGGAGTTCGAGCGGGTGCCGACCATGGCTGCCGACCCGCTCCTGCTCTACTTCTCCTCCGGGACGGCCGGCAATCCTAAGATGGTGATGCACGACAGCGCCTACACGCTGGCGCACATCCCGACCGCCAAGTTCTGGCACAACGTGCAGAGCGACGGCGGGCTCCATCTGACGATCGCCGACACGGGCTGGGCGAAGAGCGTCTGGGGCAAGCTGTACGGCCAGTGGCTCATGGAAGCAGCTGTCTTCACGTACGACTTCGACCGCTTTCAGGCTCGGGAGATCCTGGAACTGATCGAGAAGTACGAGATCACGACGCTCTGCGCGCCGCCGACGATGTATCGCTTCATGCTCGAGGCGACCGATGCGAGTATCGACCTCTCGTCGTTGACCTACTGCACGACGGCCGGCGAAGCGCTCAATCCCGATCTCTTCGAGGGCTGGCACGAGCGCACCGGCCTGGAGCTCGTGGAGGGCTTTGGCCAAACGGAGACGCCGTTGACGGTGTTCAACACGCTGGGAATGGTGCCGAAGCCCGGCTCGATGGGCAAGCCGTCGCCGCAGTACCACGTGGAGATCCAGGACGAGAACGGCGAGCAGTGTGCGCCTGGCCAGACCGGCGAGATCGTCCTTGAGATCGATCCGCGCCCTTGCGGGGTTCTACTCGCCTACTATCGCGCCCCGGAGAAGACGGCCGAGGTGATGCACGACGGTTGGTATCACACCGGCGACATCGCTTGGGCCGACGAAGACGGCTACTTCTGGTACGTCGGCCGCAACGACGACCTCATTAAGTCGTCCGGCTACCGGATCGGACCGTTTGAGGTTGAGAGCGTTCTCCTCGAGCACGACGCCGTCCGTGAGTGTGCCGTCACCGGCGTTCCCGATCCGCTTCGCGGCAAGGCGGTCAAAGCGACGATCGTCCTCAATGACGGATACGAGCCAGGCAGCGTGCTCGTCAAGGAGTTACAGGACTGGGTCAAGCATCGGACGGCGCCGTACAAGTACCCGCGAGTGGTCGACTTCGTCGACGCGCTGCCCAAGACCGTGAACGGGAAGATCCGCCGTGCGGCGATCCGCGACAACGACGCGGGCAACCGTGAGGAGTAG
- a CDS encoding ParA family protein, translating into MSRESRERIPPAVRRITLITGHYGCGKTNFSINLALDLRAHHDRVTIVDLDVVNPYFRSSDYREMLAARGVHVIAPVFAGTTLDVPALSAAVPAALRSDDWVIVDGGGDDVGATALGAFAAELSGTDYDLLYVVNRYRNLTATPSEAEGVLREIEAASRLTATGVVNNSHLQRETTAQTVLDAVPFGRDTARLLRLPLVCTTVPAVLLTDGAGRKAAGSLENAYPVEVYVRPPWEPPTDDDER; encoded by the coding sequence GTGTCCAGAGAATCCCGCGAGCGCATACCGCCCGCCGTCAGACGCATAACGCTGATCACTGGCCACTACGGCTGCGGCAAGACCAACTTCTCGATCAATCTCGCGCTCGACCTCCGCGCCCATCACGACCGGGTGACGATCGTCGATCTGGACGTCGTCAACCCTTACTTCCGCTCATCTGACTACAGAGAGATGTTGGCGGCGCGCGGCGTGCACGTAATCGCGCCGGTGTTCGCCGGAACGACGCTCGACGTGCCGGCGCTCTCCGCCGCCGTGCCCGCGGCGCTGAGAAGCGACGACTGGGTCATCGTCGACGGCGGCGGAGACGACGTTGGCGCGACGGCGCTCGGCGCGTTCGCCGCCGAGCTCTCCGGCACCGACTACGACCTGCTCTACGTCGTGAACCGCTATCGCAACCTGACGGCGACTCCAAGCGAGGCGGAAGGGGTGCTGCGAGAGATCGAGGCCGCCTCCCGCCTCACCGCCACCGGCGTCGTCAACAACTCACATCTGCAACGCGAGACGACGGCACAGACCGTGCTCGACGCCGTCCCGTTCGGTCGCGACACAGCCCGGCTCCTCCGCCTTCCCCTGGTCTGCACGACGGTCCCGGCCGTACTCCTCACTGACGGCGCCGGACGCAAGGCGGCAGGTAGCCTCGAGAACGCGTATCCTGTCGAGGTGTACGTTCGTCCGCCATGGGAGCCGCCGACGGACGACGACGAAAGGTGA
- a CDS encoding AMP-binding protein, producing the protein MDHLLRKYCPRLKFDSYADFVANFRIVPPDTFNFGYDVVDEWARVEPDKRALVWCDDDGHEEVFTFSEMSRLSNKAANVFANLGIRKGDVVLLILRRRWEYWVCATALCKLGAVLIPASTQLTAKDIEYRVNSAGINGVVCVADDYVLGQMEQALPKCPMIANRIVVAGKRDGWSSFDELLAAAPDTFVRPSGDQATTNDDTMLIYFTSGTTGLAKMVCHNYLHPLGHIITARYWQQVREDALHLSVSDSGWAKFGWGKIYGQWLAGATIFGYDMTKFVPATLLQKMQDYRLTTFCAPPTMYRFMLQEDVASYDLSSIENFTTAGEPLNPEVVKQWEAHTGKKIREGFGQSESVVLVANFPWIDPKSGSMGKPSPLHNVKLIDEDGHICEDGEEGMICVTGLREKHPPGLLTGYYGDPEMTAQAVGGDHYNLGDVAWRDHNGYYFFVGRNDDVIKCSGYRIGPFEVESALIEHPAVVECAVTAAPDPVRGLVVKATVVLAKGWSPSDELAKELQEHVKRTTAPYKYPRIVEFVDELPKTVGGKIKRAQIRRESGLET; encoded by the coding sequence ATGGACCATCTCCTGAGGAAGTACTGCCCTCGCCTTAAGTTCGATTCCTACGCGGACTTCGTCGCCAACTTCCGCATCGTACCTCCCGATACATTCAACTTCGGCTACGACGTCGTGGATGAGTGGGCGCGTGTCGAGCCGGACAAGCGCGCCCTGGTCTGGTGCGACGACGACGGCCACGAGGAGGTCTTCACCTTCTCCGAGATGAGCCGCCTCTCGAACAAGGCGGCGAACGTCTTCGCAAACCTCGGCATCCGAAAAGGCGACGTCGTCCTGCTCATCCTGCGGCGCCGCTGGGAATACTGGGTGTGTGCCACCGCGCTCTGCAAGCTCGGCGCGGTCCTCATTCCCGCGTCCACCCAGCTCACTGCCAAAGACATCGAGTACCGCGTCAACAGCGCCGGCATAAACGGGGTCGTGTGCGTGGCGGACGACTACGTCCTAGGGCAGATGGAGCAGGCACTACCCAAGTGTCCCATGATCGCCAACCGCATCGTCGTAGCCGGCAAGCGTGACGGCTGGAGCTCGTTCGACGAACTGCTCGCCGCCGCCCCAGACACCTTCGTTCGTCCCTCCGGCGACCAGGCCACAACCAACGACGACACGATGCTGATCTACTTCACGTCCGGCACCACCGGACTGGCGAAGATGGTCTGTCACAACTACCTGCACCCGCTCGGGCACATCATCACAGCCCGGTACTGGCAGCAAGTACGCGAGGATGCGCTGCACCTCAGCGTCTCCGACTCCGGCTGGGCGAAGTTCGGCTGGGGCAAGATCTACGGGCAGTGGTTGGCCGGAGCCACCATCTTCGGCTACGACATGACGAAGTTCGTGCCGGCTACGCTCCTCCAGAAGATGCAGGACTACCGGCTCACGACGTTTTGCGCTCCGCCCACGATGTACCGCTTCATGCTGCAGGAGGACGTCGCTTCGTACGACCTCTCGTCGATCGAGAACTTCACGACCGCCGGTGAACCGCTCAACCCCGAGGTCGTGAAGCAGTGGGAAGCCCACACCGGCAAGAAGATCCGTGAGGGTTTCGGCCAGAGCGAAAGCGTGGTCCTCGTGGCCAACTTCCCGTGGATCGATCCCAAGTCCGGCTCAATGGGCAAGCCGTCACCGCTGCACAACGTGAAGCTGATCGACGAGGACGGCCACATCTGCGAGGACGGTGAGGAGGGCATGATCTGCGTTACCGGGCTGAGGGAGAAGCATCCGCCCGGCCTGCTCACCGGCTACTACGGAGACCCGGAGATGACGGCACAGGCCGTCGGCGGCGACCACTACAACCTGGGGGACGTGGCCTGGCGCGACCACAATGGCTACTACTTCTTCGTCGGTCGCAACGACGACGTCATCAAGTGCTCCGGGTACCGCATCGGCCCGTTCGAGGTCGAGAGCGCGCTCATCGAGCACCCGGCCGTCGTGGAATGCGCCGTCACCGCCGCGCCGGACCCGGTGCGCGGACTCGTCGTCAAGGCGACGGTCGTACTGGCCAAGGGCTGGTCGCCGAGCGACGAGCTTGCCAAGGAACTGCAGGAGCACGTCAAGCGGACCACGGCGCCCTACAAGTACCCGCGCATCGTCGAGTTCGTGGACGAACTACCGAAGACCGTCGGCGGAAAGATCAAGCGCGCTCAGATCCGCCGTGAGAGCGGACTGGAGACGTAG
- a CDS encoding thiamine pyrophosphate-dependent enzyme, protein MTIIFERPRALTDVPFSYCPGCTHGIIHRLVAETLDELDIEGKTIGIAPVGCSVVAYDFFACDMVQAAHGRAPAVATAIKRALPENIVFTYQGDGDLASIGMAETVHAAARGENITVIFINNAIYGMTGGQMAPTSLPNQVTQTSPYGRDLSTHGHPIRVCELLASLDGVALVQRVTADTPKAVRTAKKAIRKAFEYQMDGIGYSIIEVISTCPTNWGLSPQESLEWLRERMLPHYPLGVYRDVRAEGFANAGEAAAARLAADAAPAVKPASDALPTTGHGGVRTDAPEESC, encoded by the coding sequence ATGACCATCATCTTCGAACGACCACGTGCGCTCACCGACGTTCCCTTCTCCTACTGTCCCGGCTGCACACACGGCATCATCCACCGTCTCGTCGCTGAGACGCTGGACGAACTGGACATAGAAGGCAAGACCATCGGCATCGCCCCCGTCGGCTGCTCGGTCGTCGCCTACGACTTCTTCGCCTGCGACATGGTCCAGGCAGCCCACGGACGCGCGCCGGCGGTCGCCACCGCGATCAAGCGCGCCCTACCCGAGAACATCGTGTTCACCTATCAGGGCGATGGCGACTTGGCGTCCATCGGCATGGCCGAGACGGTGCACGCCGCCGCGCGCGGCGAGAACATCACCGTCATCTTCATCAACAACGCGATCTACGGCATGACCGGCGGTCAGATGGCGCCCACATCGCTCCCCAATCAGGTCACTCAAACGAGTCCGTACGGACGTGACCTCAGTACGCACGGCCACCCAATCCGCGTCTGTGAGCTGCTGGCTTCTCTCGACGGCGTCGCTCTCGTGCAGCGTGTCACCGCCGACACCCCCAAGGCCGTCAGAACGGCCAAGAAGGCGATCAGGAAGGCATTCGAGTACCAGATGGATGGGATTGGCTACTCGATCATCGAGGTGATCTCCACCTGCCCCACGAACTGGGGGCTCTCACCCCAGGAGTCGCTCGAGTGGCTGCGTGAGCGGATGCTGCCGCACTACCCGCTCGGCGTCTACAGAGACGTCCGCGCAGAGGGCTTCGCCAACGCGGGTGAGGCGGCCGCCGCCAGGCTCGCCGCCGATGCAGCGCCCGCCGTCAAGCCCGCATCCGACGCGCTCCCCACGACCGGCCACGGAGGGGTGCGGACGGACGCACCAGAGGAGAGTTGTTGA
- a CDS encoding 4Fe-4S binding protein encodes MAFIIIDERYCKGCGLCVDVCARDLIQLDLTKITEKGYHPARLTDASRCTGCANCALMCPDVAITVER; translated from the coding sequence ATGGCATTCATCATCATCGACGAGCGGTACTGCAAGGGCTGCGGCCTGTGTGTCGACGTCTGCGCTCGCGATCTCATCCAGCTCGACCTCACGAAGATCACCGAGAAGGGGTACCACCCCGCCCGGTTGACCGACGCGTCGCGCTGCACCGGCTGCGCCAACTGCGCCCTGATGTGTCCGGATGTGGCGATCACAGTGGAAAGGTAG
- a CDS encoding XRE family transcriptional regulator, translating into MEPKIAEVANRIRALREDADLTMQEMADATGCTVAEYAGMESGGQDLSFTFLHRCAEKLGVDIIDLLTGEAPHLSHYSLVRAGKGLSLKRREGFEYQHLAPTFKHMLCEPFIVTAPYREEEQNEPIHLSRHEGQELDFVLSGRLRFAHENHIEEVGAGDTLYYDAGRGHGMIATGGEACTFLAIVLKSHDAEIL; encoded by the coding sequence ATGGAACCGAAGATCGCCGAGGTCGCGAATCGCATTCGCGCGCTGCGCGAGGACGCCGATCTCACAATGCAGGAGATGGCGGATGCGACCGGGTGCACTGTAGCGGAGTACGCCGGCATGGAGAGCGGCGGACAGGATCTCTCCTTCACGTTCCTCCACAGGTGTGCGGAGAAGCTGGGCGTCGACATCATCGATCTGCTGACCGGCGAGGCGCCGCACCTGTCTCACTACTCATTGGTTCGGGCCGGCAAGGGGCTGTCTCTCAAGCGGCGCGAGGGTTTTGAGTATCAACATCTCGCGCCGACCTTCAAGCACATGCTTTGCGAACCGTTCATCGTCACGGCGCCGTACCGCGAAGAAGAGCAGAACGAGCCCATTCACCTCTCGCGGCACGAAGGTCAGGAACTCGACTTCGTGCTGAGTGGACGTCTGCGGTTCGCGCATGAGAATCACATTGAGGAGGTTGGGGCCGGCGACACGCTGTACTACGACGCGGGACGCGGACACGGCATGATTGCCACCGGCGGAGAAGCATGCACGTTCCTCGCGATCGTCCTCAAGAGCCACGACGCAGAGATTCTCTAG
- the vorB gene encoding 3-methyl-2-oxobutanoate dehydrogenase subunit VorB produces MADKVLMKGNEAIAEAAIRAGCRFFFGYPITPQTEVAAYMSKRMPKVGGTYLQAESEIAAINMVYGAAAAGARAMTSSSSPGVSLKSEGISYMAGTDLPGVIINVQRGGPGLGGIQPSQSDYWQATRAMGHGDFRLIVLAPSTVQEMAANVYEAFDLADQYRMPVVILADGMLGQMMEPVILPEPKTELPEKPWAVTGHKHQRPHNVINSLYLTPEALESLNVQRFARYAEIESVEQRAEEYLVDDADIVLVSFGASARIARSAVNKARAMGIAAGLIRPITLWPYPVEIIRNACSRTKAFLTVEMNMGQMVDDVRLAVEGRRPVAFFGRAGGIIPTPAEVLDVIEHLIGQLSAAEPVEPLEVRTR; encoded by the coding sequence GTGGCAGACAAGGTCCTGATGAAAGGCAACGAGGCGATCGCCGAGGCGGCGATTCGCGCCGGGTGCCGCTTCTTCTTCGGCTATCCGATCACCCCGCAGACGGAAGTCGCCGCCTACATGTCCAAGCGCATGCCGAAAGTCGGCGGCACGTATCTTCAGGCGGAGAGCGAGATCGCGGCCATCAACATGGTGTACGGCGCGGCGGCCGCCGGTGCCCGCGCCATGACCTCGTCCAGCTCTCCCGGCGTCTCACTGAAATCGGAGGGCATCTCCTACATGGCCGGCACCGACCTGCCGGGCGTCATCATCAATGTGCAGCGTGGAGGGCCAGGGCTCGGCGGCATTCAGCCGTCACAGTCCGACTACTGGCAGGCAACACGCGCCATGGGTCACGGCGACTTCCGCCTGATCGTTCTCGCGCCCTCCACAGTGCAGGAGATGGCCGCCAACGTGTACGAGGCGTTCGATCTGGCCGACCAGTATCGTATGCCGGTAGTGATTCTCGCCGACGGCATGCTCGGGCAGATGATGGAGCCGGTCATCCTTCCCGAACCCAAGACCGAGTTGCCGGAGAAGCCTTGGGCAGTCACCGGGCATAAGCATCAGCGTCCGCACAACGTCATCAACTCGCTCTACCTCACTCCGGAGGCGCTCGAGTCGCTGAACGTGCAGCGCTTTGCGCGGTATGCGGAGATCGAGAGCGTCGAGCAGCGCGCCGAGGAGTACCTGGTCGACGACGCCGACATCGTTCTCGTGTCGTTCGGCGCCAGCGCGCGCATCGCACGCAGCGCCGTGAACAAGGCCCGCGCCATGGGAATCGCCGCGGGCCTCATCAGACCGATAACCCTCTGGCCGTACCCCGTCGAGATCATCCGCAACGCCTGCTCCCGGACCAAAGCGTTCCTGACCGTCGAGATGAACATGGGGCAGATGGTCGACGACGTGCGCCTGGCAGTGGAAGGCCGCCGGCCGGTCGCCTTCTTCGGCCGGGCCGGCGGCATCATCCCCACCCCGGCAGAAGTGCTCGACGTCATCGAGCACCTGATCGGCCAACTGTCAGCCGCAGAGCCGGTCGAGCCGCTTGAGGTGAGGACGCGATGA
- a CDS encoding cupin domain-containing protein: MTTDFKEIGLRIKGLRESCNVPREEVAEELGIPVDAYAAYEDTGSDVPISAIYHIANKFGVDLTEILTGIDAKLDTYQVVRAGKGLIVDRYPGYHYEDLAWRFGHKIMQPLLVTLDPSDEPAELVSHAGQEFNMVLEGTVVVTFDDRELVLNAGDSIYFNPSHEHGQKCGGDSPAVFVTIITE; this comes from the coding sequence ATGACGACGGACTTCAAAGAGATCGGCTTGCGCATCAAGGGTCTGCGCGAATCGTGCAACGTCCCTCGAGAGGAGGTCGCGGAAGAGCTCGGCATCCCCGTGGACGCCTACGCCGCATATGAGGACACCGGCTCAGACGTCCCCATCTCCGCCATCTACCACATCGCCAACAAGTTCGGCGTGGATCTCACGGAGATCCTGACCGGCATCGATGCCAAACTCGATACTTATCAAGTCGTGCGCGCCGGCAAGGGTCTCATCGTCGATCGCTATCCCGGCTACCACTACGAGGATCTGGCATGGCGCTTCGGCCACAAGATCATGCAGCCGCTGTTGGTGACGCTGGACCCGAGCGATGAACCGGCAGAACTCGTCAGCCACGCCGGTCAAGAGTTCAACATGGTGCTCGAGGGAACGGTGGTCGTCACCTTCGACGATCGCGAACTGGTGCTCAACGCCGGCGACAGCATCTACTTCAACCCATCGCACGAACACGGTCAGAAGTGCGGCGGCGATTCGCCCGCAGTCTTCGTGACCATCATCACCGAGTAG
- a CDS encoding 2-oxoacid:acceptor oxidoreductase family protein, with amino-acid sequence MASTLSILFAGFGGQGILFAGKLVAYAGLIEGRELSWLPSYGPEMRGGTANCSVCLSDEPIGSPLVLEPDVLVAMNQPALEKFLAQVVPGGMVLVDSSMAPRLPERDDLTIHALPATLLAEKAGLKGLANVIMVGKLIKETACCRPESMDAAIGKSVSANKTHLLESNRSALALGLAD; translated from the coding sequence ATGGCCTCCACACTCAGCATCCTGTTCGCCGGCTTCGGCGGCCAGGGCATCCTCTTCGCCGGTAAACTCGTCGCCTATGCCGGCCTCATCGAAGGCCGCGAGCTCTCGTGGCTGCCGTCGTACGGCCCGGAGATGCGCGGCGGCACCGCCAACTGCAGCGTCTGCCTCTCGGACGAGCCCATAGGATCCCCGCTCGTCCTCGAGCCGGACGTCCTCGTCGCCATGAATCAGCCCGCGCTGGAGAAGTTCCTCGCCCAGGTCGTCCCCGGGGGCATGGTCCTCGTCGACAGTTCGATGGCGCCCCGGCTCCCCGAGCGCGACGATCTGACCATCCACGCTCTTCCCGCTACCCTTCTGGCCGAGAAGGCCGGGCTCAAGGGTCTCGCCAACGTCATCATGGTCGGGAAGCTCATCAAAGAGACCGCATGCTGCCGGCCGGAGAGCATGGATGCGGCCATCGGCAAGTCCGTGTCGGCGAACAAGACACACCTTCTCGAGTCCAACCGCAGCGCCTTGGCGCTGGGACTGGCCGACTGA
- the serS gene encoding serine--tRNA ligase: MLDVKMLRSNPDVVRRSLERRGASADSLEHFLVADERRRKLLTEVEAMRAQRKVASDEIAVVKKAGGDAAEAIAAMRTLGDRIKELDAELAELDETLRSVLLEIPNLVLDDVPDGGAADAVVIRQVGEPPLLPFAARDHLDLGTALDVIDMERAAKVSGSRFAYLKGDLVRLQFALVDLALEVTAAGGYRPVVPPVLVREEAMFGTGFFPTDRAQVYETTDGDCLVGTSEVPLAAMHMDEFLDEADLPVRYAGYSTCFRREAGAAGRDTRGIMRVHQFDKVEMFTFCTPEQSADEHRRILATEEAILAALELPYRVVNIAAGDLGAPAAQKFDCEAWLPGQEQYREVTSCSNCTDYQARRLNCRFRTEKGPRFVHTLNGTAVAVGRTLIAIMENYQQEDGSIVVPQALRSRLGKDTLGA, translated from the coding sequence ATGCTCGACGTGAAGATGCTGCGCTCGAACCCGGACGTCGTGCGCAGGTCACTCGAGCGCCGCGGTGCGTCTGCGGACTCTCTGGAGCACTTCCTCGTCGCCGACGAACGGCGGCGCAAGCTCCTTACCGAGGTCGAGGCCATGCGCGCCCAGCGCAAAGTGGCAAGCGACGAGATCGCCGTCGTCAAGAAAGCCGGCGGCGACGCCGCCGAGGCGATCGCCGCCATGCGTACCCTTGGCGATCGCATCAAGGAACTCGACGCCGAGCTCGCGGAACTCGATGAGACCCTCCGCTCCGTGCTGCTCGAGATCCCCAATCTCGTTCTCGACGACGTACCGGACGGCGGCGCCGCCGACGCCGTCGTCATCCGTCAAGTTGGCGAACCGCCGCTCTTGCCGTTTGCCGCCCGCGACCATCTCGATCTGGGTACCGCCCTCGACGTCATCGACATGGAGCGTGCGGCCAAGGTCAGCGGCTCGCGCTTCGCCTACCTCAAGGGCGACCTCGTGCGCCTGCAGTTCGCGCTCGTCGACTTGGCTCTCGAGGTCACTGCGGCTGGCGGCTACCGCCCCGTCGTGCCGCCCGTCCTTGTTCGCGAAGAAGCGATGTTCGGCACCGGCTTCTTCCCCACCGACCGCGCGCAGGTCTACGAGACCACGGACGGCGACTGCCTCGTCGGCACCAGCGAGGTGCCCCTCGCCGCCATGCACATGGACGAGTTCCTCGACGAGGCCGATCTTCCGGTGCGCTACGCCGGCTACTCCACCTGCTTCCGCCGCGAGGCCGGCGCCGCCGGGCGCGATACTCGCGGCATCATGCGCGTGCACCAATTCGACAAGGTCGAGATGTTCACGTTCTGCACCCCAGAGCAGTCTGCCGACGAGCACCGGCGCATCCTCGCCACCGAGGAGGCCATCCTCGCCGCCCTCGAACTCCCCTACCGCGTCGTCAACATCGCCGCCGGCGACCTTGGCGCCCCGGCGGCACAGAAGTTCGACTGCGAGGCGTGGCTACCCGGACAGGAGCAGTACCGCGAGGTCACGAGCTGCTCCAACTGCACCGACTACCAGGCGCGACGCCTCAACTGCCGTTTTCGCACCGAGAAGGGACCACGCTTCGTGCACACCCTCAACGGAACGGCGGTGGCCGTCGGACGCACGCTCATCGCCATCATGGAGAATTACCAGCAGGAAGACGGCAGCATCGTCGTGCCCCAGGCGCTACGCAGCCGTCTCGGCAAGGACACCCTCGGGGCGTAG